The following are encoded in a window of Roseimaritima ulvae genomic DNA:
- a CDS encoding glycine cleavage system protein H, with product MMGEFRAAFPSDRLYARNHMWGQPQGDQRYRFGLTAYAVRLLQDVYFLDWTTEPPARLTARQEIGAIESKKAESDLYAPLAGTLTEINDAALDDPSIINLDCYGQAWLLEIEPQATAELLSVDDYILHLESAWEVAQRTIKGQANTRD from the coding sequence ATGATGGGAGAGTTTCGGGCGGCGTTTCCATCGGACCGCCTATACGCTCGCAACCATATGTGGGGTCAGCCCCAGGGTGACCAACGTTACCGCTTCGGCTTGACGGCCTATGCGGTGCGGCTGTTGCAAGACGTCTATTTTCTGGACTGGACCACCGAGCCGCCTGCGCGGTTGACCGCTCGCCAAGAAATTGGCGCAATCGAAAGCAAGAAGGCCGAAAGCGATTTGTACGCGCCTCTGGCCGGAACGCTGACCGAAATCAATGATGCGGCCCTCGATGACCCTTCAATCATCAACCTAGACTGTTACGGACAAGCGTGGTTACTGGAGATCGAACCTCAAGCCACCGCGGAGTTGTTGTCGGTCGACGACTATATCCTGCATCTTGAATCGGCGTGGGAGGTGGCTCAGCGGACGATCAAGGGACAGGCCAACACCCGTGACTAG
- a CDS encoding coproporphyrinogen-III oxidase family protein, which translates to MSTADDKKTEVGSYFISNYPPYSQWSRDELPAVREALHSPPQGDAPLGLYLHIPFCRKRCKFCYFKVFTDVNAATVQRYVDALCTEISLVSKLEVMGGRPFRFVYFGGGTPSFLSPKQLTTLAERLHEHVTWDGAEEVTFECEPGTLSETKVKTLREKLGVTRLSLGIENFDDKILEENGRAHLSKQVYNAWDWITAADFPSVNIDLISGMVGESWDNWKENIRKTIELSPSSVTIYQMELPFNTVYSKDILGNQIETPVADWPTKRAWVDYAFSELEAAGYSVSSAYTMVKDPNQVNFSYRDNLWHGSDLLATGIASFGHANGVHYQNSAEMDVYQETLEAGELPLGRGLAPTQDQLLIRELILLLKRGYLSFDYLNKKFDTDVAQRWADTWRDYVNDGWAEMTDDGVRLTREGLLRADALLPPFFEEQHRGVRYT; encoded by the coding sequence ATGAGCACCGCGGACGACAAAAAAACGGAAGTGGGTAGTTATTTCATTTCGAACTATCCGCCGTATTCTCAGTGGAGTCGCGACGAATTGCCCGCCGTCCGCGAGGCGCTGCACAGCCCGCCCCAGGGTGATGCGCCGCTGGGGCTGTATCTGCACATCCCCTTCTGCCGCAAACGTTGCAAGTTCTGCTACTTCAAAGTTTTCACCGACGTCAACGCGGCCACCGTGCAACGCTATGTCGATGCCCTGTGCACCGAAATTTCGCTGGTCAGCAAGCTGGAAGTTATGGGAGGACGACCGTTTCGCTTTGTTTACTTCGGTGGCGGCACGCCCAGCTTCCTCAGCCCCAAACAGCTGACCACACTGGCCGAACGTTTGCATGAGCACGTCACCTGGGACGGCGCCGAAGAGGTCACGTTTGAATGTGAACCTGGCACACTGAGCGAAACCAAGGTCAAAACCCTGCGTGAAAAGCTGGGCGTGACTCGGCTGAGCCTGGGGATCGAAAACTTCGACGACAAGATTCTCGAAGAAAACGGTCGAGCCCATCTGAGCAAGCAGGTCTACAACGCTTGGGACTGGATCACCGCCGCCGACTTTCCCAGCGTCAACATCGACCTGATTTCCGGAATGGTCGGAGAGAGCTGGGACAACTGGAAGGAAAACATTCGCAAGACCATCGAATTGTCACCCAGCAGCGTGACGATTTATCAAATGGAATTGCCGTTTAACACCGTCTACAGCAAAGACATTCTGGGCAACCAAATCGAAACGCCGGTAGCCGATTGGCCGACCAAACGCGCCTGGGTCGATTACGCTTTCAGCGAGCTGGAAGCGGCCGGCTACAGCGTGTCGAGTGCCTACACGATGGTCAAAGATCCCAACCAAGTGAACTTCTCTTATCGCGACAACCTGTGGCATGGCAGCGACCTGCTGGCCACCGGCATCGCCAGTTTTGGGCACGCCAACGGCGTTCACTACCAAAACTCCGCCGAGATGGATGTCTATCAGGAAACGCTCGAAGCCGGTGAACTACCGCTCGGCCGTGGCTTGGCGCCCACCCAGGATCAGCTGCTGATTCGCGAACTGATCCTGCTGCTCAAACGCGGCTATCTATCCTTCGATTACTTGAATAAGAAATTTGATACCGATGTCGCCCAGCGCTGGGCCGATACCTGGCGGGATTATGTCAACGACGGTTGGGCTGAAATGACCGACGATGGCGTGCGTCTGACGCGCGAAGGTTTGTTGCGCGCCGATGCACTGTTGCCGCCGTTCTTCGAAGAGCAGCATCGCGGAGTCCGCTACACGTGA
- a CDS encoding 50S ribosomal protein L11 methyltransferase: MPRLTNGFMLAGLLLWAGCGRNQREDLSYDYNVLQTWTLNDNEGMGGIEIVQFESVAYLPEETTELRRLIVSENVADGRATLEISTGTGMLAMLCELHGATSVLATDRNPAAVACARYNAAKERLDEQLEVRQADAAPANAYAAIKDDEKFDLIIAHPPSADQPVEAPADYAFNDPQYQLLQSLLDGLPQHLNPAGRCLLSYRHREALEKIKQIATERGWSFNVLDERKLEDLPDEFLRGVVVEIKLPITKVDPSGR, encoded by the coding sequence ATGCCACGCCTGACGAACGGTTTCATGTTGGCCGGCCTGTTGCTGTGGGCCGGCTGCGGCAGAAACCAGCGTGAGGATCTGTCTTACGATTACAACGTTCTGCAAACCTGGACGCTGAACGATAACGAAGGCATGGGAGGAATCGAAATTGTGCAATTCGAATCCGTCGCGTATCTGCCCGAAGAAACCACGGAGCTGCGGCGCCTGATCGTTTCAGAGAACGTTGCCGATGGACGCGCGACGCTGGAGATCAGCACCGGCACCGGTATGTTGGCGATGCTGTGTGAATTGCACGGCGCCACCAGCGTGCTAGCCACCGATCGAAATCCTGCCGCGGTGGCCTGCGCCCGATACAACGCCGCCAAAGAGCGACTCGATGAACAGCTGGAAGTACGACAAGCCGACGCGGCGCCGGCCAACGCCTACGCGGCGATCAAGGATGACGAAAAATTTGATTTGATCATCGCCCATCCTCCCTCGGCCGATCAGCCGGTAGAAGCACCCGCCGACTACGCCTTTAACGATCCTCAGTACCAACTGTTGCAATCGTTGCTCGACGGACTGCCGCAACACCTTAACCCCGCCGGTCGCTGCCTGCTGTCGTATCGCCATCGCGAGGCTTTAGAAAAGATCAAGCAGATCGCCACCGAGCGGGGTTGGTCATTTAACGTGCTGGACGAGCGCAAGCTCGAGGACTTGCCAGACGAGTTCCTACGCGGCGTGGTCGTGGAGATCAAACTGCCGATCACTAAAGTGGATCCCTCGGGACGTTAA
- a CDS encoding DUF1559 domain-containing protein: protein MCRPLDRVSRRHGFTLVELLVVIAIIGVLVGLLLPAVQAAREAARRMQCSNNMKQLGLALHNYHDTHNRFPPCSVDGAGKIGIFVRLLPYMEQDNLFEQVRYDGNYVQNLPLAKTPLSTLLCPSGPEQFSVSTAANEADCYTTHYYGNPGPIGTNGLTNQTYTRDTSRESASFGEYATDGVFQLRSNLTFAAVVDGTSNTIGIGELSYDKYRFYRAWTRGLYWYNGVALLSNKNHKWPINIAKDGNFTMTFNNGAYGSHHPGGCMMGMLDGSVRFTAETIDMTAYRAAASRNGGEVEGL from the coding sequence ATGTGTCGACCTCTGGATCGCGTCTCAAGACGTCATGGATTCACATTGGTTGAATTGTTGGTGGTGATTGCCATCATCGGAGTTTTGGTGGGATTGCTGCTGCCTGCCGTTCAGGCCGCTCGTGAAGCCGCTCGCCGCATGCAATGTTCCAACAATATGAAGCAGTTGGGCTTGGCGTTACACAACTACCATGACACGCACAATCGTTTTCCGCCGTGCAGCGTCGATGGCGCCGGCAAGATCGGCATCTTCGTGCGATTATTGCCCTACATGGAACAGGACAATCTGTTTGAACAGGTCCGTTACGACGGCAACTATGTGCAGAACTTGCCGCTGGCCAAGACGCCGCTCAGCACGCTGCTATGCCCCAGCGGCCCGGAGCAATTCTCGGTTTCGACGGCGGCCAACGAAGCGGATTGTTACACAACCCATTACTACGGCAACCCAGGCCCGATCGGAACCAACGGCTTAACCAACCAGACCTATACCCGTGACACTTCTCGTGAGAGTGCATCCTTTGGCGAATACGCCACCGACGGCGTGTTTCAACTTCGCAGCAACTTAACCTTTGCGGCGGTCGTCGACGGCACTTCCAACACGATTGGAATCGGTGAGTTGTCTTACGACAAATATCGGTTCTACCGCGCGTGGACGCGGGGCCTGTACTGGTACAACGGCGTGGCCCTGTTGTCGAACAAAAACCACAAGTGGCCTATTAACATTGCCAAGGACGGGAATTTCACGATGACGTTTAACAACGGAGCGTATGGCTCGCATCACCCCGGCGGGTGCATGATGGGCATGCTGGATGGCTCGGTGCGGTTCACGGCCGAAACGATTGACATGACGGCCTATCGGGCTGCGGCCAGTCGCAACGGCGGCGAAGTGGAAGGGCTGTAA
- the mqnB gene encoding futalosine hydrolase has protein sequence MTSPRTGLILIPTAGERAILQPLLLDWIRSQHQQPWLIELCGFGPVAAAATTARLLQQHSVSQVLLLGIAGRYTSQLEIGAAYHFESVTQYGIGVGDGERYQSMSELGWAPLESMAERQDVDSIVLSPPAGPAAFAEANRVGRLLTVCSAAADAEDQRQRLAKYPDAVAEDMEGYAVALACEVAGVPLQIIRGISNDVGDRNHSRWQIQSALHSVMVVVRSANAT, from the coding sequence GTGACTAGCCCTCGCACCGGCTTGATCCTGATTCCCACCGCCGGCGAACGGGCGATCCTGCAGCCGCTATTGCTCGATTGGATACGCTCGCAGCACCAGCAGCCGTGGCTGATTGAGCTGTGTGGGTTCGGGCCGGTCGCCGCCGCCGCCACGACCGCGCGGCTACTGCAGCAGCACTCGGTGTCTCAAGTCTTATTGCTGGGCATCGCCGGCCGGTACACTTCACAGCTCGAGATCGGGGCGGCGTATCACTTTGAGTCGGTCACCCAGTACGGGATCGGAGTCGGCGACGGTGAGCGGTACCAATCGATGAGCGAACTCGGATGGGCACCGCTGGAGTCGATGGCGGAAAGGCAGGATGTCGACAGCATTGTCCTGTCTCCACCGGCCGGCCCTGCCGCGTTCGCCGAAGCCAACCGCGTGGGGCGTTTATTAACCGTCTGCAGTGCGGCGGCCGACGCCGAAGACCAGCGACAGCGGTTAGCCAAGTACCCGGATGCGGTCGCCGAGGACATGGAAGGCTACGCCGTAGCGTTAGCCTGTGAAGTCGCGGGCGTGCCCCTACAAATCATCCGCGGCATCTCCAACGACGTAGGCGACCGCAACCACTCGCGTTGGCAAATCCAATCCGCCCTGCACTCCGTCATGGTCGTCGTTCGCTCCGCGAACGCAACGTAA
- a CDS encoding GNAT family N-acetyltransferase, with translation MNDPHGPPTTGLDMPLYREATRQDADQIAALMEPDVRARKLLRRTPEEIAELTKHGFVAQRGETLIGFCAVEIYSRKMAEIQCLVVDANCRAQGIGRCLVRMSVERARDLGVMEVMAISSSEDFLRGCGFDYSLPDQKRAMFCQLRPRHDPADDE, from the coding sequence ATGAACGACCCTCACGGCCCGCCGACAACCGGCTTGGACATGCCGTTGTATCGCGAAGCGACTCGCCAAGACGCCGACCAAATCGCGGCGTTAATGGAGCCCGACGTACGAGCTCGAAAGCTGCTGCGACGTACGCCCGAAGAGATCGCGGAATTGACCAAACACGGTTTTGTTGCCCAGCGGGGGGAGACACTGATCGGATTCTGCGCGGTCGAAATCTACAGCCGCAAGATGGCGGAGATTCAGTGCCTGGTGGTCGACGCCAATTGTCGCGCTCAAGGCATCGGCCGCTGCTTGGTGCGGATGAGCGTCGAACGGGCTCGCGATTTGGGAGTGATGGAAGTCATGGCGATCTCCTCGTCGGAGGACTTTCTGCGAGGCTGCGGTTTTGATTACTCCCTGCCCGATCAAAAACGCGCCATGTTCTGCCAGCTGCGTCCCCGCCACGATCCCGCTGACGACGAATAG
- a CDS encoding FAD-dependent oxidoreductase — translation MRWPFLCAVTVALFVAGGFPARAADVLVEAEAFEEHGGWRLDTQFIQTMGSPYLLAHGLGKPVADATTSVQIPEAGQYKVFVRTFDWVARWQAEGHPGRFQVAINGTPLETTFGTEGEDWGWQSGGTVDLPAGKASLALHDLTGFDGRCDAIFLTTGNEPPSNDSDVLSPWRRRQLGLTGDTAEVKPYDLVVVGGGYAGTATALSAARMGCKVALIQDRGVLGGNGSSEVRVWAMGLIRRGNYPRIGEIVEEFSDHATKSPGRAEEFVDDLKEQKVRAEKNIDLFLNHHAFTAEAVDGVIQSVDAFDVRSGALRRFTAPLFADCTGHGWLGEWAGADFEQTPVGRMGMSNMWRWDERDTPQSFPETPWALPLTMRDFPYPRDHHGQWFWESGFDKDPIGGAEAIRDWNLRAVYGAFNAMKNGDGADRHETAELTWVAFIGGPRESRRLMGDVLLTQDHIVNKHEFKDGCVPSTWSIDLHYPKKQYAEKFPDNPFISIAVHDRRIDRSYGYPVPYRCFYSRNVSNLFMAGRCVSVTHEALGTVRVMKTCGMMGEVVGKAASLCIDHTCRPRDVYEQYWSEMDELLQLPGVARRETVASKIQIPADVQPSAGPRGPMEGTDPAKMEGLIVDDEAAVIRGKWTVGTGLKGFVAHGYRYASPDSNASIRFPITVPAAGDYELSVLYCPHPNRGTAVPVSWAVDEVVQGEQRVDMQGEPTREPMEVTLSKLTLQANQKVWVTISSEGAGGTVHADAIRLNSIK, via the coding sequence ATGCGCTGGCCGTTTCTGTGTGCAGTTACTGTAGCCCTATTTGTTGCGGGAGGATTCCCTGCCCGGGCCGCCGACGTGTTGGTGGAGGCGGAAGCCTTTGAGGAACACGGCGGCTGGCGGCTGGACACCCAGTTCATCCAAACCATGGGCTCGCCGTATCTGTTGGCCCATGGGCTGGGCAAACCGGTTGCCGATGCCACGACCAGCGTCCAGATCCCCGAAGCGGGCCAGTACAAAGTGTTCGTCCGCACCTTTGACTGGGTGGCTCGCTGGCAAGCCGAGGGCCACCCCGGCCGGTTCCAAGTCGCCATCAACGGCACGCCACTGGAAACCACGTTCGGCACCGAGGGAGAAGATTGGGGCTGGCAGTCCGGTGGCACGGTCGACTTGCCGGCCGGCAAAGCGAGCCTGGCCCTGCATGACCTGACTGGATTCGACGGCCGCTGTGACGCGATCTTTTTGACCACCGGCAACGAACCGCCATCGAACGATTCAGACGTTCTTTCCCCCTGGCGCCGCCGCCAACTGGGCCTGACCGGCGACACGGCTGAAGTCAAACCCTACGACTTGGTTGTGGTCGGCGGTGGGTATGCCGGCACGGCAACCGCCCTCTCGGCCGCACGTATGGGATGCAAGGTGGCGCTGATTCAAGACCGCGGCGTGCTGGGCGGCAACGGATCGAGCGAAGTCCGCGTCTGGGCGATGGGCCTGATCCGCCGCGGCAACTACCCCCGAATCGGTGAAATCGTCGAAGAGTTTAGCGATCATGCCACCAAGTCACCGGGTCGAGCCGAAGAGTTCGTCGACGACCTGAAAGAACAGAAGGTGCGAGCCGAAAAGAACATCGATCTGTTTCTAAACCACCACGCCTTCACCGCCGAAGCGGTAGACGGAGTGATCCAGTCGGTCGACGCCTTTGACGTTCGCAGCGGAGCTCTGAGGCGATTCACGGCGCCCCTGTTTGCCGATTGCACGGGCCATGGTTGGTTGGGGGAGTGGGCCGGAGCCGATTTCGAACAGACGCCCGTGGGCCGGATGGGGATGAGCAACATGTGGCGATGGGACGAACGCGATACGCCGCAGTCCTTCCCCGAAACGCCTTGGGCGCTGCCTCTGACCATGCGTGACTTTCCCTATCCACGCGATCATCACGGCCAGTGGTTCTGGGAAAGCGGTTTTGACAAAGACCCCATCGGTGGTGCCGAAGCCATTCGGGATTGGAACCTGCGAGCCGTGTACGGCGCGTTTAACGCTATGAAAAATGGCGACGGTGCCGACCGTCACGAAACCGCCGAGTTGACCTGGGTGGCGTTTATCGGGGGACCGCGGGAAAGCCGACGCTTGATGGGCGACGTGTTGTTAACACAAGACCACATCGTCAATAAGCACGAGTTCAAAGATGGCTGTGTGCCCAGTACCTGGTCGATCGACTTACACTATCCCAAGAAACAATACGCCGAAAAATTCCCCGACAATCCCTTCATCAGCATCGCCGTTCACGATCGCCGTATCGATCGCTCTTATGGGTACCCCGTGCCCTACCGCTGCTTCTATTCACGCAACGTTTCCAATCTGTTCATGGCCGGGCGCTGTGTCAGTGTGACCCACGAAGCTCTGGGAACGGTGCGTGTGATGAAGACCTGTGGAATGATGGGTGAAGTGGTTGGCAAAGCGGCCTCGTTGTGTATCGACCACACCTGCCGACCGCGCGACGTCTATGAACAGTACTGGTCGGAGATGGACGAGCTGTTGCAGTTGCCCGGCGTCGCTCGCCGCGAAACCGTTGCATCGAAAATTCAGATTCCCGCCGACGTGCAACCCTCGGCCGGACCGCGGGGCCCGATGGAAGGCACCGACCCGGCCAAAATGGAAGGCTTAATTGTCGACGACGAAGCCGCAGTCATACGCGGCAAGTGGACCGTGGGGACGGGCTTGAAGGGGTTTGTCGCTCACGGCTATCGATACGCTTCGCCGGACAGCAACGCCTCGATTCGCTTCCCCATCACCGTTCCCGCCGCGGGCGACTACGAACTGAGCGTGTTGTACTGCCCCCACCCCAACCGCGGCACCGCGGTGCCCGTATCCTGGGCGGTCGACGAAGTGGTCCAGGGCGAGCAAAGGGTGGACATGCAAGGCGAACCGACCCGCGAGCCCATGGAGGTAACGCTGAGCAAGCTGACGCTGCAAGCCAACCAGAAGGTCTGGGTAACGATCAGCAGCGAAGGCGCCGGCGGCACCGTCCACGCCGACGCCATACGCCTCAACAGCATCAAGTAA
- a CDS encoding ABC transporter ATP-binding protein: MIELHGFGKDYGDFTAVKSLDLKIEAGETFGFIGPNGAGKSTSIRFLATLLKPTRGGGSVAGHSVTADPVAVRQAVGYMPDNFGVYDGMKVWEFLDFFAVAYRIGRSQRKQIIGEVLELLDLTHKRDDFVNGLSRGMKQRLCLAKTLVHDPPVLILDEPASGLDPRARVEVKALLKELRRMGKTILISSHILTELADCCTSIGILERGQLLMHGPINEVYRQIRRNRIVEIQFYENRDAGLSILRSCEALQGLEIEPTRVVAELATDDAGLADLLEQLIREGVRMKSFNDKDPTLEDVFMTVTKGLVT; this comes from the coding sequence ATGATTGAACTACACGGTTTTGGCAAAGACTACGGCGATTTCACCGCGGTTAAGAGCTTGGATCTGAAGATTGAAGCCGGCGAGACGTTTGGCTTCATTGGGCCCAACGGAGCAGGCAAAAGCACGTCGATTCGGTTTCTGGCAACCTTATTAAAACCCACCCGGGGCGGTGGCAGCGTAGCCGGCCACAGCGTCACCGCTGATCCCGTTGCCGTTCGCCAAGCGGTTGGATACATGCCCGACAACTTCGGCGTCTACGACGGCATGAAGGTCTGGGAATTCCTGGATTTCTTCGCCGTGGCCTACCGTATCGGTCGCAGCCAACGCAAACAGATCATCGGCGAAGTGCTGGAGCTGCTGGACCTGACGCACAAACGCGACGACTTCGTCAACGGCCTCTCACGCGGGATGAAACAACGGCTGTGCCTGGCCAAGACGCTGGTCCACGACCCGCCCGTGCTGATCCTGGACGAACCGGCCAGCGGACTCGACCCGCGAGCTCGCGTGGAGGTCAAAGCGCTGCTGAAAGAACTGCGGCGGATGGGCAAGACGATCCTGATCAGCAGCCACATCCTGACCGAGCTGGCCGATTGCTGCACCTCGATCGGAATCCTCGAACGCGGCCAGTTGCTAATGCACGGACCGATCAACGAAGTCTATCGCCAGATCCGACGCAACCGCATCGTCGAAATTCAGTTTTATGAGAACCGAGATGCCGGGCTGTCGATCCTACGCAGCTGTGAAGCGCTGCAAGGATTAGAAATCGAACCCACCCGCGTGGTCGCTGAACTGGCAACCGATGACGCCGGCCTGGCGGACCTACTGGAACAACTGATCCGCGAAGGCGTGCGGATGAAGTCCTTCAATGACAAGGACCCCACCCTGGAAGACGTGTTCATGACCGTCACCAAAGGGCTGGTGACCTAA
- a CDS encoding outer membrane protein assembly factor BamB family protein, whose product MTMKTRQFQLLVGSLLAISMLWAPTDVARGQDNDWPTARANPQGTGAVPQTLPRQLVEQWRYKAGEAIESTPVVVAGIVYVADVEGTIHALDASDGQKRWTTKTDAGFLAPPAIEGDTLLIGDYNGKVYALDIANGQSRWTFQTDGEINAGLACFDDKVLIPSQDGKLYCRNLADGSEVWTYETTDQIQCSPTIAGSRTFLGGCDGQLHSVNLKTGKAIADPLPLGGPTLSTPAVLGRHAFLTTHGGLVMAFDWQANKPLWEYADPDRNQEYRSSPAASEQAIVVTSQFRSVTALDPKTGKPLWSKPLRRFAEADPVIAGDDAWVAATDGRLYRFALADGTLRSEQEFRGSFLAPPVIAGQQLIIANDDGLVIALGPAAK is encoded by the coding sequence ATGACTATGAAAACACGCCAATTCCAGCTGCTTGTAGGCAGTTTACTCGCCATCAGCATGCTCTGGGCCCCGACCGACGTCGCTCGCGGCCAGGACAACGACTGGCCGACCGCCCGCGCCAACCCGCAAGGCACCGGGGCAGTCCCCCAAACCCTGCCCCGACAACTGGTTGAGCAGTGGCGATACAAAGCCGGCGAAGCCATCGAATCGACACCGGTCGTGGTCGCCGGGATTGTCTACGTAGCCGATGTGGAGGGCACGATCCATGCACTCGATGCCAGCGACGGACAGAAACGTTGGACCACCAAGACCGATGCCGGCTTCCTGGCCCCGCCCGCCATCGAAGGCGATACGCTGTTAATCGGAGACTATAACGGAAAGGTCTATGCTCTGGATATCGCCAATGGCCAGTCGCGTTGGACTTTTCAAACCGATGGCGAAATCAATGCCGGGCTGGCCTGCTTTGACGACAAAGTGCTGATCCCCTCGCAGGATGGTAAGCTGTACTGCCGCAACTTGGCCGATGGCAGCGAAGTCTGGACTTACGAAACCACCGACCAAATCCAATGCAGCCCCACGATCGCCGGCTCGCGGACCTTCCTGGGCGGCTGCGATGGGCAGCTTCACAGCGTGAACCTGAAAACCGGCAAAGCCATCGCGGATCCGCTGCCCCTGGGCGGCCCCACGCTCAGCACCCCCGCCGTCCTGGGCCGCCACGCCTTCCTGACCACCCATGGGGGACTGGTGATGGCCTTCGATTGGCAAGCCAACAAGCCGCTGTGGGAATATGCCGATCCGGACCGCAATCAGGAATACCGCAGCAGCCCGGCGGCTAGCGAACAGGCCATCGTCGTGACCAGCCAGTTTCGCAGCGTCACCGCTCTGGATCCCAAAACCGGCAAACCACTATGGTCAAAACCCCTTCGCCGCTTTGCCGAAGCCGACCCGGTGATCGCCGGCGACGATGCCTGGGTGGCCGCCACCGACGGGCGGCTGTACCGCTTCGCCTTGGCCGACGGGACGCTTCGCAGCGAACAAGAATTCCGTGGCTCCTTCCTCGCTCCGCCGGTGATCGCCGGCCAGCAACTGATCATCGCCAATGACGATGGCCTGGTGATCGCCCTGGGACCGGCTGCGAAATAA
- the aroE gene encoding shikimate dehydrogenase, translating into MICVSIGRTRHKQTIAEHQHLADSGVQLVELRLDYIGRAVDLRRLLDKRPCPVVITARRREDGGRWSRSEDERLMLLRSAIASGVDYVDIEADIAAEIPRYGSTKRIISFHDFEQTPDNLEDLHAAMAAEDADIVKIATMANSFEDNLRMFELLQKASVPTIGLCMGEIGMISRILACRMGAPFTYATFSSERTMAPGQLNWRQMKELYRSDAITDKTELFGVVADPVAHSHSPLIHNKAFIADGRDSCYLPLRVPSDELERFVQCCPALGIRGVSVTIPHKEHALDLCDQAESAASGIGAINTVIFDEGSRLGYNTDYRAAMDCISAKIPLGADNDKPYKDLEVLILGAGGVSRAIAWGLHNRGARVTIASRTMARSEDLASELSVRAVEWEERHDVKAQLLVNGTPVGMHPHVDDCPYDFEAQAIDDSMIVFDTVYNPEQTLLIKHARRFGCRTITGVDMFVRQACYQYKLFTGNEPQPELMRQAIKEATSPVRINR; encoded by the coding sequence ATGATTTGCGTTAGCATTGGGCGAACTCGCCATAAACAGACAATTGCCGAACACCAGCACCTTGCCGACTCGGGCGTGCAATTAGTGGAGTTGCGGCTGGATTATATCGGCCGGGCGGTCGATTTGAGGCGGTTGCTGGACAAGCGTCCGTGCCCGGTGGTGATCACCGCTCGCCGTCGCGAAGACGGGGGGCGTTGGTCGCGGAGCGAAGACGAACGCCTGATGTTGCTGCGCAGCGCCATCGCCAGCGGGGTCGATTATGTGGACATCGAAGCCGACATCGCGGCGGAGATCCCCCGCTATGGCAGTACCAAACGCATCATCAGCTTCCACGATTTTGAACAAACGCCCGACAATCTGGAAGACCTGCACGCCGCCATGGCGGCCGAAGATGCCGACATTGTCAAAATCGCCACGATGGCCAATTCGTTTGAAGACAACCTGCGGATGTTCGAGCTGCTGCAGAAAGCCAGCGTGCCGACGATCGGACTGTGCATGGGCGAAATCGGCATGATCAGCCGGATTCTGGCCTGCCGCATGGGGGCTCCGTTTACCTATGCCACCTTCAGCTCCGAACGCACCATGGCCCCGGGCCAGTTGAATTGGCGGCAGATGAAAGAACTGTATCGCAGCGATGCGATCACCGACAAAACCGAACTGTTCGGCGTCGTGGCCGATCCGGTCGCGCACAGCCACAGCCCGCTGATCCACAACAAAGCGTTCATCGCCGACGGACGCGACAGCTGTTACCTGCCGTTGCGCGTGCCCTCCGATGAACTGGAACGTTTCGTGCAATGCTGCCCCGCGCTGGGAATCCGTGGCGTCAGCGTGACGATTCCCCACAAAGAACACGCCTTGGATCTGTGTGATCAAGCCGAATCGGCGGCCAGCGGCATCGGCGCGATCAACACCGTGATTTTCGACGAAGGCTCCCGCTTGGGGTACAACACCGACTATCGGGCCGCCATGGACTGTATCTCGGCGAAGATTCCGTTGGGAGCGGACAACGATAAACCCTACAAAGACCTGGAAGTGCTGATCCTGGGAGCCGGCGGGGTGTCTCGCGCCATCGCTTGGGGACTGCACAACCGTGGCGCCCGCGTCACGATTGCCAGCCGCACCATGGCTCGCAGCGAAGACCTGGCCTCCGAATTGAGCGTGCGAGCGGTGGAATGGGAGGAACGTCACGACGTCAAAGCCCAGTTGTTGGTCAATGGCACCCCGGTCGGCATGCACCCCCATGTCGACGACTGCCCCTACGATTTCGAAGCCCAAGCCATCGATGACTCGATGATCGTGTTTGACACGGTGTACAATCCAGAACAGACCCTGCTGATCAAACATGCGCGGCGGTTCGGATGTCGCACGATTACCGGAGTGGACATGTTTGTGCGTCAAGCCTGTTATCAATACAAGTTGTTCACCGGAAATGAACCTCAACCGGAGTTGATGCGTCAGGCCATCAAAGAAGCTACTAGCCCGGTGCGAATAAATCGATGA